One Euphorbia lathyris chromosome 1, ddEupLath1.1, whole genome shotgun sequence DNA segment encodes these proteins:
- the LOC136233661 gene encoding protein COBRA-like, giving the protein MEFHFSSVAGSITKLTTSIVFLVFLLSSFTFTPSEAYDALDPNGNLTMKWDVISWSPDGYVAVVTMFNFQQYRQIQTPGWTLGWTWAKKEVIWSMVGAQTTEQGDCSKYKGNVPHCCKKDPTVVDLLPGTPYNQQIANCCKGGVMSSWAQDPAGAVSSFQISVGAAGTTNKTVRLPKNFTLKAPGPGYTCGPAKIVRPTKFISADKRRVTQALMTWNITCTYSQFLAQKTPTCCVSLSSFYNETIVSCPTCACGCQNSTAGSASCVNPKTPHLASVVSQSKPDNTPLVQCTSHMCPIRIHWHVKLNYKEYWRVKVTITNFNYKMNYTMWSLVVQHPNFDNLTTLFSFNYKSLTPYDGLNDTAMLWGVKFYNDFLSQAGPLGNVQSELLFRKDKSTFTFDKGWAFPRRIYFNGDNCVMPPPDAYPWLPNDSSRLIISIIRPAMAFLVYIVIFFAFV; this is encoded by the exons ATGGAGTTTCACTTCTCTTCAGTCGCTGGATCCATCACCAAGCTCACAACCTCTATTGTTTTCCTTGTCTTCTTGCTTTCTTCCTTCACTTTCACTCCTTCAG AGGCCTATGATGCTCTTGATCCAAATGGAAATCTCACTATGAAATGGGATGTGATAAGCTGGTCTCCAGATGGCTATGTT GCAGTTGttacaatgttcaacttccagcAATATCGTCAAATTCAAACACCAGGTTGGACATTGGGATGGACATGGGCGAAAAAGGAAGTAATCTGGAGCATGGTGGGTGCCCAAACCACAGAGCAAGGAGATTGCTCAAAATACAAAGGAAATGTCCCACATTGCTGTAAGAAGGATCCAACTGTTGTGGATTTATTGCCAGGAACTCCATACAACCAGCAGATTGCCAATTGCTGCAAAGGTGGAGTAATGAGTTCATGGGCACAAGACCCTGCTGGTGCTGTAAGCTCCTTCCAAATCAGTGTAGGTGCTGCTGGAACCACGAACAAGACAGTTAGGTTACCGAAGAACTTCACCTTGAAAGCACCAGGGCCTGGATACACTTGTGGGCCAGCAAAGATTGTTAGGCCGACCAAATTTATTTCAGCAGACAAAAGAAGAGTTACTCAAGCTTTGA TGACCTGGAATATTACTTGTACATATTCACAGTTCCTGGCTCAAAAGACACCTACCTGTTGTGTTTCTCTGTCCTCTTTCTATAATGAGACAATAGTAAGTTGCCCGACTTGTGCTTGTGGCTGTCAGAACAGCACAGCAGGATCTGCGAGCTGTGTGAA TCCAAAGACTCCGCATTTAGCTTCCGTGGTTAGTCAAAGCAAACCAGACAATACACCTTTGGTCCAGTGTACCAGCCACATGTGTCCAATTAGAATTCATTGGCATGTTAAGCTCAATTACAAGGAGTATTGGCGGGTGAAGGTCACGATCACGAATTTCAATTACAAAATGAATTACACAATGTGGAGTCTAGTTGTGCAGCATCCCAACTTCGACAACCTCACCACGCTTTTCAGCTTTAATTACAAGTCACTCACTCCTTATGATGGATTAA ATGATACTGCTATGCTATGGGGAGTTAAGTTCTACAATGATTTTCTTTCACAAGCTGGTCCTCTTGGGAATGTGCAGTCAGAGCTGCTTTTCCGAAAAGATAAATCAACATTCACTTTCGATAAAGGATGGGCTTTCCCTAGGAGGATTTACTTTAATGGTGATAATTGTGTTATGCCACCTCCAGATGCCTATCCATGGTTGCCAAATGACAGTTCCCGTCTAATTATCTCGATTATTCGTCCAGCCATGGCATTCTTGGTGTACATTGTCATCTTCTTTGCTTTCGTGTGA